The Desulfatirhabdium butyrativorans DSM 18734 genome includes a region encoding these proteins:
- the gspM gene encoding type II secretion system protein GspM, giving the protein MAESVGDFSFTAMLDRMRRREKNALGVLAALLVAILLYEGICAPLLRWRQRQRAIIAVKTAQLQQLSTSLDEFRSIEKRLLLLQNMIDTRRRDFTLFSFLNQISETLDLGKHIVLMKPTHPETIGPYRLARIEMKWKDVGLDTLVQWLGQVEESGNLVHVQKLALQPSTENPVLLDVGIQVQTLER; this is encoded by the coding sequence ATGGCAGAATCCGTGGGCGATTTTTCATTCACAGCAATGCTGGATCGGATGCGCCGGCGCGAGAAGAATGCATTGGGCGTTCTGGCCGCGCTTCTTGTCGCCATTCTCCTATACGAAGGCATCTGCGCCCCCTTGCTGAGGTGGCGGCAACGGCAGCGGGCGATCATCGCCGTCAAGACGGCTCAATTGCAGCAATTGAGTACTTCACTCGATGAATTCCGAAGCATCGAAAAGCGTCTCCTCCTGTTGCAGAACATGATCGATACCAGACGCCGGGATTTCACCCTGTTCTCCTTTCTGAACCAGATTTCCGAGACCCTCGATCTGGGAAAGCACATCGTTTTGATGAAGCCAACCCATCCGGAAACAATCGGTCCGTATCGCCTCGCCCGCATTGAAATGAAATGGAAGGATGTCGGTCTCGATACCCTCGTGCAATGGCTTGGGCAAGTCGAGGAATCCGGCAATCTTGTCCATGTTCAAAAACTGGCATTGCAGCCTTCAACCGAAAATCCGGTATTGCTCGATGTCGGCATTCAGGTGCAGACGCTTGAACGCTGA
- the gspN gene encoding type II secretion system protein GspN, whose product MNAEIRRTVFYGVFLIAALLFWVHWLFPASSVRTFLEERISTALGGQPVRIDAIHAQFPLGVLIDRIEILEQEKPLVRIESLQAGITGLNLEALNTSLSAGVAGGRIEGLVAWPLWPPRNPKIDLQLSGLHLERIEGLGNLTHRSLAGEVSGRLNQAENLWQLSLAGKDVKIGIIDATIGPIQITFANVQTLMAMETRTVHLKSASFNGTQVSGSASGAIGLSDRLDQSTPSIDATIRIHPALMSEIRNPAIRSLLSSRIDQPVSVHISGTLAHPMWTMGEGR is encoded by the coding sequence TTGAACGCTGAGATTCGCCGCACCGTTTTCTACGGCGTTTTCCTGATCGCAGCCCTGCTGTTCTGGGTACACTGGCTTTTTCCGGCATCTTCCGTCCGGACGTTTCTGGAAGAACGCATTTCCACCGCGCTGGGCGGGCAACCGGTACGCATCGATGCGATTCATGCCCAATTTCCCCTCGGGGTATTGATCGATCGAATCGAAATACTGGAGCAGGAAAAGCCCCTGGTTCGAATCGAATCCCTTCAAGCCGGGATCACCGGACTGAACCTGGAAGCGCTGAACACATCCCTGTCCGCAGGCGTTGCAGGAGGCCGCATCGAAGGTCTGGTGGCCTGGCCGCTATGGCCCCCCCGCAACCCGAAAATCGATCTGCAGCTTTCCGGTTTGCATCTGGAGCGGATCGAGGGACTTGGGAACTTGACGCATCGGTCGCTGGCTGGCGAAGTATCCGGCAGGCTGAATCAAGCGGAAAATCTTTGGCAATTGTCGCTTGCCGGAAAAGATGTCAAAATCGGCATTATTGACGCAACCATCGGGCCGATCCAGATAACGTTTGCAAATGTCCAGACCCTGATGGCGATGGAAACGCGCACGGTCCATCTGAAATCGGCATCTTTCAACGGAACACAGGTATCGGGTTCCGCATCGGGTGCGATCGGGCTGTCCGACAGGCTGGACCAAAGCACGCCATCGATCGATGCCACCATTCGGATTCATCCCGCCCTGATGAGCGAAATCCGCAATCCCGCGATCCGGTCCCTGCTCAGTTCGCGGATCGATCAGCCCGTTTCCGTTCATATCTCCGGCACCCTCGCCCATCCGATGTGGACGATGGGGGAAGGGCGATAG
- the gspC gene encoding type II secretion system protein GspC: protein MGLWLRKGAPALWTAIDLCLIAMIAYFLAQMAYRSIIGAADANLQEHPRKTAAEKAHTTAAGLRQGAHPVLLRNPFLPPSREKSPRLNADGPELPLKLWGTITGNDGLTRAVIETESDKTQHLLKIGDWIDQAQLMEIRQYSVVLALGTRRQTLTMQRWQSPSAKGTPSVPEQPASASANRITVKRTQIDEAIQNINTLMKQVRIIPNFTDGKPDGLTLSGVMTGSFFSSLGLQSGDILLGVDGKPIQSADDALKIYTGMKTANRLQLNIRRGGREEALEYTIE, encoded by the coding sequence ATGGGTTTGTGGTTGCGGAAAGGCGCCCCGGCGCTCTGGACGGCAATCGATCTCTGCCTGATCGCCATGATCGCCTATTTCCTGGCGCAGATGGCTTACCGCTCGATCATCGGCGCGGCGGACGCGAACCTGCAGGAACATCCCCGCAAAACCGCGGCCGAAAAGGCCCATACCACAGCCGCCGGTTTGCGACAAGGGGCTCATCCCGTCCTCCTGCGAAACCCCTTTCTTCCGCCATCCCGGGAGAAAAGTCCCCGATTGAATGCCGACGGGCCCGAGCTTCCCCTGAAACTCTGGGGAACCATCACCGGAAACGACGGTTTGACAAGGGCCGTGATCGAAACCGAATCGGACAAAACGCAGCACCTGCTGAAAATCGGAGACTGGATCGATCAGGCCCAGCTGATGGAAATCCGCCAATACAGCGTCGTTTTGGCCCTGGGGACAAGACGGCAAACCCTGACGATGCAGCGCTGGCAAAGCCCCAGCGCGAAAGGAACACCGTCCGTTCCGGAACAGCCCGCATCGGCTTCGGCCAACCGGATCACCGTCAAGCGAACCCAGATCGACGAGGCGATTCAGAACATCAATACGCTGATGAAACAGGTGCGCATCATTCCGAATTTCACCGACGGAAAACCGGACGGTCTGACGCTGAGCGGCGTGATGACCGGATCGTTTTTCAGCTCTCTGGGCCTGCAAAGCGGTGATATCCTGCTCGGAGTGGACGGAAAACCCATCCAGTCCGCGGATGATGCCCTCAAAATCTACACGGGCATGAAAACAGCGAACCGGCTGCAACTGAACATCCGGCGGGGCGGACGGGAAGAAGCCCTGGAATACACCATCGAATGA
- the gspD gene encoding type II secretion system secretin GspD, giving the protein MRIAIAAICIVSALQAAAAPKPDTPQPHAAGKPDDTGISIDFNNVDIAVFVKFISELTGRNFVMDQRVNGRVTVISPEKISVTEAYRVFESVLEVYGYTTVPSGSVTKIIPATDARTKSIETRLREESGSTTDRIVTRILPLRYADAILVSRLFSPLISKNSVMIPYPATNTLIVTDVESNIERLAKMIQRIDIPMTGRELQVFTLQYAKADQIVRILDGVFQTGQRQASGAEGLGSLEAVFRAAADERTNSLIVLASEDYMKRVKDLIQSLDKESARVNERMRVYYLENARAEDIAKVLQDIPSQKSASPTGAEPDKSARPSLLSSKVRITADKATNSLIITADKDEYAVLEDIIKQLDIPRSMVYIECLIMEVNVNKDFNLGTEWVSMGNATIGNRAAAFGGGFSGAGTYPDFSNIISNSASSGAGTLPSGFSVGIFSELLDIGGIKFPGLSAIVKAYRKDKDVNILSTPQILTTDNEEAVITVGKNVPYQTKSGTTGTYESFNTYEYRDVGITLKITPQISKDRMVRLTINQEVTKLDLNPESTTVVNAERPTTLKRTISTTVLVKDEHTVVIGGLIDDSFSETRYKTPCLGDVPMAGWLFKSVSKGREKTNLFVFLTPRVVKSPPETDQIYDRKKNQMDEIQEKNATQPSFMEKP; this is encoded by the coding sequence TTGCGGATCGCTATCGCCGCGATCTGCATTGTATCCGCACTGCAGGCGGCTGCAGCCCCAAAGCCCGATACGCCGCAACCCCATGCCGCAGGCAAGCCCGACGATACGGGAATCAGCATCGACTTCAACAATGTCGATATCGCCGTCTTCGTCAAGTTCATCAGCGAACTGACAGGCCGCAACTTCGTCATGGATCAGCGGGTAAACGGCAGAGTGACGGTCATCTCTCCGGAAAAAATCAGCGTCACCGAAGCCTATCGGGTTTTCGAATCGGTCCTGGAGGTCTACGGCTATACGACCGTGCCATCCGGGAGCGTCACGAAAATCATTCCGGCAACCGACGCCCGAACCAAAAGCATCGAAACCCGGCTGCGCGAAGAGTCGGGCTCGACAACGGACCGTATCGTCACCCGGATTCTTCCCCTGCGGTACGCCGACGCCATCCTGGTGAGCAGGCTCTTTTCACCGCTCATCTCCAAAAACAGCGTGATGATCCCCTATCCGGCCACCAACACCCTCATCGTGACCGATGTCGAATCGAACATCGAACGCCTGGCCAAAATGATCCAGCGCATCGACATTCCCATGACCGGACGCGAGCTGCAGGTCTTCACACTTCAGTACGCCAAGGCCGATCAGATCGTGCGAATCCTGGATGGGGTGTTTCAGACAGGACAGCGTCAGGCAAGCGGAGCCGAAGGGCTCGGATCGCTCGAGGCCGTTTTCCGGGCTGCGGCGGACGAGCGGACCAATTCCCTGATCGTTCTGGCATCCGAAGATTATATGAAGCGGGTGAAGGATCTCATCCAAAGCCTCGACAAGGAATCGGCGCGGGTCAATGAACGCATGCGGGTGTATTACCTCGAAAATGCGCGTGCCGAAGACATCGCCAAAGTCCTTCAGGACATTCCCTCCCAGAAATCCGCCAGCCCGACCGGCGCCGAGCCCGACAAGTCCGCCCGGCCCTCGCTTCTGTCTTCCAAGGTGCGGATCACGGCGGACAAGGCCACCAACAGCCTCATCATCACGGCGGACAAGGACGAATACGCCGTTCTGGAAGACATCATCAAACAGCTCGATATCCCGCGATCCATGGTCTACATCGAATGCCTGATCATGGAGGTGAACGTCAACAAGGACTTCAACCTCGGCACCGAATGGGTATCCATGGGCAATGCCACGATCGGCAACCGGGCGGCGGCCTTCGGCGGGGGGTTCAGCGGCGCCGGCACGTATCCGGATTTTTCGAATATCATCTCCAATTCGGCTTCGAGCGGGGCAGGCACCCTGCCCTCCGGATTTTCGGTCGGCATTTTCAGCGAGTTGCTCGATATCGGGGGCATCAAGTTCCCGGGGCTCTCCGCCATCGTGAAGGCATACCGGAAAGACAAGGACGTCAACATCCTCTCGACGCCCCAGATTCTGACCACGGACAACGAGGAGGCCGTCATCACCGTCGGCAAGAATGTCCCCTATCAGACCAAATCCGGGACGACCGGCACCTATGAATCCTTCAACACGTATGAATACCGCGACGTCGGCATCACCCTGAAGATCACGCCGCAGATCAGCAAGGACAGGATGGTTCGGCTGACCATCAACCAGGAGGTGACCAAGCTCGATCTGAATCCGGAATCGACCACCGTGGTCAATGCGGAGCGGCCAACGACCCTCAAGCGCACCATTTCGACGACCGTCCTGGTCAAGGATGAGCACACGGTGGTCATCGGCGGCCTGATCGACGACAGTTTTTCGGAAACGCGCTACAAAACCCCCTGCCTGGGAGATGTCCCGATGGCGGGATGGCTGTTCAAGTCGGTATCCAAAGGCCGGGAAAAAACGAACCTCTTTGTCTTTCTCACGCCCCGGGTCGTCAAATCGCCCCCCGAAACGGATCAGATTTACGACAGGAAGAAAAACCAGATGGATGAGATTCAGGAGAAGAATGCCACCCAGCCCTCGTTCATGGAAAAACCCTGA
- the gspE gene encoding type II secretion system ATPase GspE has translation MPPSPRSWKNPDPPAAITIFSDEAPPAFAEGSAEGEQAFFAEPGPATPTAHAPVRAEAKSGKSDPSGADGQSEAERLAAAGRRYGMPLRSAPLLHSPIDSELILWVRTLPIQFLKTHTVVPVALDRHANALIIATNDPADYEIRDTLARIASPRTVQWVLAPRAAIVSAITTLYHEDAPIGEEIVLEIDSAEDNGMQIEPSADILDDVSEAPVIRFVNHLISKSVRARASDIHIEPYAEKLQVRYRIDGVLYDLASPPRWVQAALISRIKIMARMNIAEKRLPQDGRMDVRIGDRHVDVRVSIIPTVFGERAVLRLLDKSSSLLHLNELGLSEDHLSTVYRLLESAYGMVLVTGPTGSGKTTTLYAVLSSMIRPAINIITIEDPVEYQLDGISQIQVNPKIDLTFAKGLRSIVRQDPDVILVGEIRDRETAEIAVQAALTGHVVFSTLHTNDSASAITRLVDIGIEPFLISSSVIAVAAQRLVRVLCPACKAAFDPDDSLLERMGIERSSLKGPVYRAVGCPVCFQTGYRGRMSIFELMPMNTEMKNLILHTYDAHQIQREARALGMIPLRADGIRKVLDGLTTFEEVLRVTDR, from the coding sequence ATGCCACCCAGCCCTCGTTCATGGAAAAACCCTGATCCGCCGGCGGCGATCACCATCTTTTCTGATGAAGCACCGCCCGCTTTCGCGGAGGGAAGTGCCGAGGGCGAGCAGGCTTTCTTTGCGGAGCCAGGCCCGGCCACCCCAACGGCGCATGCTCCGGTGCGGGCGGAAGCCAAATCCGGAAAATCCGACCCTTCGGGCGCGGACGGGCAATCCGAGGCCGAGCGGCTTGCAGCGGCAGGCAGGCGCTACGGAATGCCCCTGCGATCCGCCCCCCTGCTGCACAGTCCCATCGATTCGGAATTGATCCTGTGGGTCCGAACCCTGCCGATCCAGTTTCTGAAAACCCACACCGTGGTTCCCGTTGCGCTGGATCGCCACGCCAATGCCCTGATCATCGCCACAAACGACCCGGCAGACTACGAAATCCGGGACACCCTCGCACGGATCGCCTCTCCCAGAACCGTTCAATGGGTGCTTGCCCCCAGGGCGGCCATCGTATCTGCCATCACCACGCTCTACCATGAAGATGCCCCGATCGGGGAAGAAATCGTTCTCGAGATCGATTCGGCCGAGGACAACGGCATGCAGATCGAACCATCGGCGGATATTCTGGATGATGTCAGCGAAGCCCCGGTCATCCGCTTCGTCAACCACCTCATTTCCAAATCCGTCCGCGCCCGGGCAAGCGACATCCACATCGAACCCTATGCCGAAAAGCTTCAGGTCCGCTACCGCATCGATGGCGTGCTCTATGATCTGGCCTCGCCGCCCCGATGGGTGCAGGCGGCACTGATCTCCCGCATCAAGATCATGGCCCGGATGAACATCGCCGAAAAGCGCCTGCCCCAGGACGGCCGCATGGATGTGCGCATCGGCGATCGGCATGTGGACGTGCGCGTCTCCATCATTCCCACCGTATTCGGGGAGCGGGCCGTGCTGCGCCTGCTCGACAAGAGCTCATCCCTGCTGCACCTGAACGAACTGGGGCTCTCCGAAGACCACCTGAGCACGGTTTACCGGCTGCTCGAATCGGCTTACGGTATGGTGCTGGTGACCGGGCCCACCGGAAGCGGCAAGACCACCACGCTCTATGCGGTGCTCTCCTCCATGATCCGGCCGGCCATCAACATCATCACCATCGAAGACCCGGTGGAGTACCAGCTCGACGGCATCAGCCAGATCCAGGTGAACCCCAAAATCGACCTGACCTTTGCCAAGGGATTGCGATCCATCGTCCGGCAGGACCCGGATGTCATTCTCGTCGGTGAAATCCGGGACAGGGAAACGGCGGAAATCGCCGTCCAGGCCGCACTGACCGGTCATGTGGTCTTCTCCACCCTGCACACGAACGATTCGGCAAGCGCCATCACCCGGCTGGTCGATATCGGCATCGAGCCTTTCCTCATTTCTTCCTCGGTCATCGCCGTTGCGGCCCAGCGGCTCGTGCGGGTGCTTTGCCCGGCATGCAAGGCGGCCTTCGATCCGGACGATTCCCTGCTGGAACGGATGGGCATCGAGCGCTCCAGCCTGAAAGGACCGGTGTATCGGGCGGTGGGCTGCCCGGTATGCTTTCAAACGGGATACCGGGGACGCATGAGCATTTTCGAGCTCATGCCCATGAATACGGAAATGAAAAACCTCATCCTGCACACCTACGATGCGCACCAGATTCAGCGGGAAGCCAGGGCCCTCGGGATGATTCCGCTCCGGGCCGACGGCATCCGCAAAGTACTCGACGGGCTGACGACATTCGAGGAAGTGCTGCGGGTAACGGATCGATGA
- the yidD gene encoding membrane protein insertion efficiency factor YidD, with protein MMPGSLPNGRGPAPLGPLLLALAFLSGCAAGHPGDGASGPLIAWYQDVISPVDGDRCPMAPSCSHYAQEAFRKHGWFWGWIMTSERLMRCGHDEIHLSPPVVAADGIHYADPLSANDFWFSERKAP; from the coding sequence ATGATGCCGGGATCCTTACCGAACGGGCGAGGCCCGGCACCGCTCGGGCCGCTGTTGCTCGCCCTCGCGTTCCTTTCGGGATGCGCCGCCGGCCACCCGGGCGACGGGGCGTCTGGCCCCCTGATCGCCTGGTATCAGGATGTCATCTCCCCGGTCGACGGAGATCGATGCCCGATGGCACCTTCCTGCTCGCACTATGCACAGGAGGCTTTCCGCAAGCATGGCTGGTTCTGGGGGTGGATCATGACAAGCGAGCGGCTGATGCGCTGCGGCCACGACGAAATTCACCTGTCACCGCCTGTGGTAGCCGCCGACGGCATCCACTACGCCGACCCGCTTTCGGCAAACGATTTCTGGTTTTCGGAAAGGAAGGCCCCGTAA
- a CDS encoding tetratricopeptide repeat protein, with protein MRHRLAFLWLAIVWAGVFCCTPGAVAFGQEEKARQVAPSAPQAESLVGILDADGQYSFALQYYQSQDNGRAASEFDRFVHFFPDDPRVPEAMMFAAEAMFRDGRHPDALKRFEAIADRFPGTRFAVRSQFEAARCLQALQQPEAARALLLRIADTAATPEIRDEALYRVAWIDVEDARFDAADASLAKIGVPGRQRYRIDALQAGLREAGAIPRKDPALAGALSIIPGGGYAYCGRYRDATVAFLLNAAFIAATIEAFREGNDALGCLIGFVGSGFYMGNIYGGVNAAEKYNRNAVRVFIERTASDYRVDPRTGKTDGIGIRIQGDF; from the coding sequence ATGCGGCATCGGCTGGCATTCCTGTGGCTCGCGATCGTTTGGGCTGGCGTTTTTTGCTGCACCCCTGGCGCTGTTGCCTTCGGCCAGGAGGAGAAAGCCCGACAGGTAGCGCCATCGGCGCCGCAGGCGGAGAGTCTGGTCGGCATTCTGGATGCCGACGGCCAGTACAGTTTTGCGCTGCAATACTATCAGTCGCAGGACAATGGCCGGGCCGCAAGCGAATTCGACCGCTTCGTCCATTTCTTCCCGGACGATCCCCGGGTACCAGAAGCCATGATGTTCGCCGCAGAAGCCATGTTCCGGGATGGTCGCCACCCGGATGCGCTCAAGCGCTTCGAAGCGATTGCCGACCGTTTCCCGGGAACCCGTTTTGCCGTTCGCTCACAGTTCGAAGCGGCACGCTGCCTGCAGGCCCTGCAGCAGCCCGAGGCGGCCAGGGCGCTTCTGCTGCGGATCGCCGATACGGCAGCGACCCCTGAAATTCGGGACGAGGCCCTCTACCGGGTTGCCTGGATCGATGTGGAAGATGCGCGGTTTGATGCGGCCGATGCCTCCCTTGCGAAGATCGGCGTGCCCGGCAGGCAGCGGTACCGGATCGATGCGCTGCAGGCAGGCCTCCGGGAGGCCGGCGCCATCCCCCGGAAAGACCCGGCGCTTGCGGGCGCGCTTTCCATCATCCCCGGCGGCGGATACGCCTATTGCGGCCGCTACCGGGATGCAACGGTTGCCTTTCTGCTGAACGCCGCCTTCATTGCGGCCACGATCGAGGCCTTCCGCGAAGGAAACGACGCCCTCGGATGCCTGATCGGATTCGTCGGCAGCGGCTTTTACATGGGAAACATTTACGGCGGTGTCAATGCCGCAGAAAAATACAACCGAAACGCCGTCCGGGTATTCATCGAACGGACGGCATCCGATTACCGGGTCGATCCGCGCACCGGAAAAACGGACGGGATCGGCATCCGGATTCAGGGCGACTTCTGA
- a CDS encoding sugar phosphate isomerase/epimerase family protein — translation MIFGYSTNAYTKYSLEESIARIAALGFSGIEIMCDRPHLYPPDYDDAAIERLANLLHRHALKVTNLNSFTLFAVGDTYLPSWIEPEAERRAIRIAHTEQCLRLAKRLGCANISVPPGGPLGDQDRAEAIERFYSGLDRVAPLAESLGVKLLIEPEPHLLLERTGEFLEFIRPIRSQWIGLNFDIGHFFCAGEDPAEAMETLFPWIGHMHIEDIGADRAHRHLIAGKGAIDFRSVFRSMKSLGYDGPVSLELYPYTDMPDEAGAESRSVLLPLMIEAGLSVGSG, via the coding sequence ATGATTTTCGGATACAGCACCAACGCCTATACCAAGTATTCTCTCGAAGAATCGATTGCCCGCATCGCGGCACTGGGATTTTCGGGTATCGAGATCATGTGCGACCGGCCGCATCTCTATCCCCCCGATTATGACGATGCCGCAATCGAGCGGCTGGCCAACTTGCTGCACCGGCATGCGCTGAAGGTTACCAACCTCAACAGCTTCACGCTTTTCGCCGTGGGCGACACCTACCTGCCTTCCTGGATCGAGCCCGAAGCCGAAAGGAGGGCCATCCGCATCGCCCATACCGAGCAGTGCCTTCGGCTGGCCAAACGGCTGGGTTGCGCCAACATCTCCGTTCCACCGGGAGGGCCGCTGGGCGATCAGGACAGGGCCGAGGCCATCGAACGCTTCTACAGCGGGCTGGATCGGGTGGCGCCGCTTGCCGAATCCCTTGGGGTCAAGCTGCTGATCGAACCCGAGCCCCATCTGCTGCTGGAGCGAACCGGCGAATTTCTCGAATTCATCCGGCCCATCCGCTCGCAGTGGATCGGCCTGAACTTCGATATCGGTCATTTCTTCTGCGCCGGGGAAGACCCCGCCGAGGCGATGGAAACGCTCTTTCCCTGGATCGGCCACATGCATATCGAAGACATCGGCGCCGATCGCGCCCACCGGCACCTCATCGCCGGAAAAGGCGCCATCGATTTCAGATCGGTTTTCCGCAGCATGAAATCCCTCGGTTATGACGGACCGGTGAGCCTCGAACTCTATCCCTATACCGACATGCCCGATGAGGCCGGGGCGGAAAGCCGCAGCGTGCTGCTGCCCCTGATGATCGAGGCGGGGCTCTCCGTCGGCAGCGGCTGA
- a CDS encoding MdtA/MuxA family multidrug efflux RND transporter periplasmic adaptor subunit has protein sequence MMQTFSPVPPRKRIQVFWFVAVPVLVLIAGAYVFFSSRAPAADKEAKGAKRVAPVSVAAARLADVGIYIPALGSVVSLNTVQVKSRVDGQLMEIHFREGQIVRAGDLLATIDPRPFQVQLTQAEGQMARDQELLKNARLDERRYQVLWEQDSISRQQLDTQQALVRQYEAAVKIDQGLIDSARLQLTYCRITAPAGGRVGLRQIDPGNMVHAGDTTPLVVITQIQPISVVFSIPEDSLPQVMQQLKTGSRMQVEAYDREQKVKLALGELLTLDNQIDPTTGTLKLKALFPNEDQALFPNQFVNVRLLVEVRKNALVVPAAAVQSGQQGTFVYAVPDGRTAAIRPIQTGVTQGEDTVIVSGLSPGDMVVVEGAEGLRDGSQVAVQQAGAALPQKPAAGSAP, from the coding sequence ATGATGCAGACATTTTCCCCCGTTCCCCCCCGCAAACGAATCCAAGTCTTCTGGTTCGTTGCCGTACCGGTCCTTGTCCTGATTGCAGGGGCCTATGTTTTCTTCAGCAGCCGGGCGCCTGCGGCCGACAAGGAAGCCAAAGGGGCCAAGCGTGTCGCGCCGGTGAGCGTCGCAGCGGCCAGGCTGGCCGATGTCGGCATCTACATTCCCGCGCTCGGTTCCGTCGTTTCCCTCAACACCGTTCAGGTCAAATCCCGGGTAGACGGCCAGTTGATGGAAATCCATTTCCGGGAAGGGCAGATCGTCCGCGCCGGAGATCTGCTCGCCACCATCGACCCGAGGCCTTTTCAGGTCCAGTTGACCCAGGCTGAAGGGCAGATGGCCCGGGATCAGGAGCTGCTGAAAAACGCCCGTCTCGACGAACGGCGCTACCAGGTGCTCTGGGAGCAGGATTCCATTTCCAGGCAGCAGCTCGATACCCAGCAGGCGCTCGTGCGGCAATACGAAGCCGCGGTCAAAATCGATCAGGGGCTCATCGACAGCGCCCGGCTGCAGTTGACCTACTGCCGGATCACGGCGCCCGCGGGAGGCCGGGTGGGCCTGCGGCAGATCGATCCGGGAAACATGGTCCATGCCGGGGACACCACGCCGCTTGTGGTCATCACCCAGATTCAGCCCATCTCCGTAGTGTTTTCCATTCCGGAGGACAGTCTTCCGCAAGTGATGCAGCAGTTGAAAACCGGATCCCGCATGCAGGTCGAGGCTTACGACCGGGAGCAGAAGGTGAAGCTTGCCTTGGGCGAGCTGCTCACCCTCGACAACCAGATCGATCCGACAACCGGAACCCTCAAGCTCAAAGCCCTTTTCCCCAACGAAGATCAGGCGCTTTTCCCCAACCAGTTCGTCAACGTCCGCCTGCTCGTCGAGGTCCGGAAGAACGCCCTCGTCGTGCCAGCCGCTGCCGTCCAGAGCGGCCAGCAGGGAACCTTCGTCTATGCCGTGCCGGACGGGCGCACGGCAGCCATCCGGCCCATTCAAACCGGTGTGACGCAGGGAGAGGATACGGTGATCGTCTCGGGCCTTTCGCCGGGTGATATGGTCGTTGTGGAAGGAGCTGAAGGACTCCGGGACGGCAGCCAGGTGGCTGTCCAACAGGCCGGGGCCGCCCTTCCCCAAAAACCCGCTGCAGGATCGGCTCCATGA